In one Dermacentor albipictus isolate Rhodes 1998 colony chromosome 4, USDA_Dalb.pri_finalv2, whole genome shotgun sequence genomic region, the following are encoded:
- the LOC135914648 gene encoding uncharacterized protein: MPTEEASSTDRPHDFVTTLVLLAPLLLSVIAVLLWTLVHAPVDTSSESSPEVPPFCCPEAIQTIIMLSNLTVDPCNNFISYACYKKSELDRQAIVERALASAVVHPTLQGKLRSPVSDILRMHHESCLVSAVRNLFTAENAVRAVIDLFHRWSGTSAISPHAADLLKLVGLLHFRYYIYSIFRTNILLRRGSNEMIYFIGAVTAPYILTTGSKDSMKFRNVMFEAANSYTGLNVTRAALMTLITRLRNARKLFEERIYGGKLTFLDEVFPNADMSSWKVILRTFPLIRIEDPPNLAAIVEVLTDKDASVQAAALIYFSVHTAWLVFREEVINTEVAPSLVARASFCSKRIVQLFSLWDVLLTQQMTSPDRDAVVLQLFEKVADAVLADAQTTFSAHLNSSEVRRVVRGVRVVLAVDMTAPYSHHLPDASDNYFENAMEIRDFYFQVRRMNAARGLVELHRFRENLFQAFVSRAGNSIVISAAVYALLNFNVTHRGNRSRINGAIVNNAAVLGILLADALWDALVERAHLDIKTSEHLSDHVSCTKVIFGRALAPNLKHPLLSLRSTARIVATPGWHRREPAFGFHRFSASQIFFMLFALHHSCQTLSSNDDDFGLRLSTSIRHLEEFREAFGCASQREVNWATVCEEEPED, from the exons ATGCCCACTGAGGAAGCGTCGAGTACCGACCGCCCTCACGATTTCGTTACGACCTTGGTTCTGCTAGCGCCGCTGCTTCTGTCCGTCATTGCGGTGCTCCTCTGGACTCTGGTCCACGCACCGGTAGACACCTCATCCGAGTCCAGTCCTGAAGTGCCGCCCTTCTGCTGCCCCGAAGCCATCCAAACGATAATCATGCTGTCCAACCTGACGGTAGACCCTTGCAACAACTTCATCAGCTACGCCTGCTACAAGAAGAGCGAGCTGGACCGCCAGGCGATCGTGGAGCGCGCGCTCGCCTCGGCCGTGGTCCATCCGACTCTGCAGGGCAAGCTGCGCTCGCCGGTCAGCGACATCCTCAGGATGCACCACGAGAGCTGCCTCGTCTCAGCCGTCAGAAATCTGTTCACCGCCGAAAACGCAGTGCGAGCCGTCATCGACCTCTTTCACCGCTGGTCGGGAACATCTGCGATCTCGCCGCATGCCGCGGACCTGCTCAAGCTCGTCGGTCTGTTACACTTCCGGTACTACATCTACAGCATCTTTAGAACTAACATTCTTTTACGGCGTGGAAGCAACGAAATGATCTACTTCATCGGCGCTGTAACCGCGCCATACATACTGACCACCGGCTCTAAGGATTCGATGAAGTTCAGGAACGTCATGTTCGAGGCCGCGAACAGTTATACTGGTCTAAATGTTACTCGCGCAGCCCTGATGACTCTGATCACCCGACTAAGAAACGCGCGCAAACTTTTCGAAGAGAGAATCTACGGCGGGAAATTGACCTTCCTGGACGAAGTGTTTCCCAATGCAGACATGTCCTCATGGAAGGTAATTCTGAGGACGTTCCCACTGATTCGAATTGAGGATCCCCCCAATCTCGCGGCCATCGTAGAAGTACTCACGGACAAGGACGCGTCCGTCCAGGCCGCGGCGCTCATCTACTTCTCTGTGCACACGGCGTGGCTCGTGTTTCGCGAAGAAGTCATAAATACGGAGGTGGCACCGAGTCTTGTGGCTCGGGCGTCTTTCTGCAGCAAGCGGATCGTGCAACTGTTTTCGCTTTGGGACGTGTTGTTAACGCAGCAGATGACTAGTCCAGACCGAGATGCGGTCGTGCTACAGCTATTCGAAAAAGTCGCTGATGCCGTGCTTGCGGACGCTCAAACCACCTTCTCCGCACACCTCAACTCGAGCGAGGTTCGCAGAGTGGTGCGAGGCGTTCGCGTCGTGTTGGCCGTGGACATGACAGCGCCATACTCTCACCATCTGCCCGACGCCAGCGATAACTACTTTGAAAATGCCATGGAGATCCGCGATTTCTATTTCCAG GTGCGACGCATGAACGCTGCGCGCGGCCTCGTAGAGCTGCACAGGTTCCGAGAAAACTTGTTCCAAGCGTTCGTCAGCAGAGCGGGCAACAGTATCGTCATCTCGGCCGCCGTGTATGCGCTCCTGAACTTCAACGTCACCCACAGAGGAAACCGTAGCCGAATCAACGGCGCCATTGTCAACAATGCCGCTGTGCTGGGAATCCTACTGGCCGACGCTCTCTGGGACGCGCTGGTCGAGCGAGCACACTTGGATATCAAGACCAGTGAGCACCTGTCAGATCACGTGTCCTGCACGAAAGTGATCTTCGGACGCGCGTTGGCCCCTAATCTGAAGCACCCCCTGCTATCGCTGCGATCGACGGCCCGCATCGTCGCCACTCCGGGCTGGCACCGGAGGGAGCCGGCGTTCGGCTTTCACAGGTTTTCGGCCAGTCAAATATTTTTCATGCTTTTCGCCCTGCACCACTCGTGCCAGACTCTCAGCTCGAACGACGACGACTTCGGGCTAAGATTGTCGACGTCCATTCGGCACCTGGAAGAGTTTCGCGAGGCCTTCGGTTGCGCGTCGCAGCGGGAGGTCAACTGGGCGACTGTCTGTGAAGAAGAACCGGAAGACTGA